The Osmia bicornis bicornis chromosome 12, iOsmBic2.1, whole genome shotgun sequence genome includes a region encoding these proteins:
- the LOC114871720 gene encoding coenzyme Q-binding protein COQ10 homolog B, mitochondrial isoform X1, giving the protein MPAIFFKNNRTKTFVVPVLCNSHTREPVPTLLLALLALLHAYIKILRVSLIESIFQNKYNFHKQCMQRLHMTESGRTKEYEGRKLIGFSMEQIYDVVADVKNYKHFVPFCKKSDVIFKSDDILKANLVIGFPPINESYTSKVTMVQPRLVKAECTDGRLFNHLNTLWLFSPGLKNNAQTSVIDFSLSFEFKSIIHSHLSNLFFNEIVRQMENAFLAEAKRRYGRPCIKTVRLER; this is encoded by the exons ATGCCAgccatttttttcaaaaataatcgAACCAAGACGTTTGTGGTACCTGTGTTATGTAACTCCCACACACGTGAGCCTGTACCAACTTTACTACTAGCTCTGCTTGCTCTGCTTCATGcttacataaaaatatt GCGTGTTTCATTGATAGAAAGTatctttcaaaataaatacaattttcataaACAATGTATGCAAAGATTGCATATGACCGAATCCGGGAGAACAAAAGAATATGAAGGCCGTAAACTTATAGG GTTTTCAATGGAACAAATATATGATGTTGTAGCGGacgttaaaaattataaacattttgtaccattttgtaaaaaatCCGATGTTATATTTAAAAGCGACGATATTCTCAAAGCTAATTTAGTAATAGGATTTCCACCTATAAATGAAAGTTACACTTCAAAAGTAACAATGGTACAACCGCGTTTAGTAAAGGCAGAATGTACCGATGGTAgattatttaatcatttaaacACACTGTGGTTGTTTAGCCCGGGATTAAAAAACAACGCACAAACTAGTGTTATTGATTTTTCTTTGTCATTTGAATTCAAATCAATCATTCATTCGCACTtgtcaaatttattttttaatgaaattgtaaGACAAATGGAAAATGCCTTTCTCGCCGAAGCTAAGCGTAGGTATGGACGACCTTGTATAAAAACAGTACGATTAGAAAGATGA
- the LOC114871720 gene encoding coenzyme Q-binding protein COQ10 homolog B, mitochondrial isoform X2, with product MYRRVSLIESIFQNKYNFHKQCMQRLHMTESGRTKEYEGRKLIGFSMEQIYDVVADVKNYKHFVPFCKKSDVIFKSDDILKANLVIGFPPINESYTSKVTMVQPRLVKAECTDGRLFNHLNTLWLFSPGLKNNAQTSVIDFSLSFEFKSIIHSHLSNLFFNEIVRQMENAFLAEAKRRYGRPCIKTVRLER from the exons ATGTATag GCGTGTTTCATTGATAGAAAGTatctttcaaaataaatacaattttcataaACAATGTATGCAAAGATTGCATATGACCGAATCCGGGAGAACAAAAGAATATGAAGGCCGTAAACTTATAGG GTTTTCAATGGAACAAATATATGATGTTGTAGCGGacgttaaaaattataaacattttgtaccattttgtaaaaaatCCGATGTTATATTTAAAAGCGACGATATTCTCAAAGCTAATTTAGTAATAGGATTTCCACCTATAAATGAAAGTTACACTTCAAAAGTAACAATGGTACAACCGCGTTTAGTAAAGGCAGAATGTACCGATGGTAgattatttaatcatttaaacACACTGTGGTTGTTTAGCCCGGGATTAAAAAACAACGCACAAACTAGTGTTATTGATTTTTCTTTGTCATTTGAATTCAAATCAATCATTCATTCGCACTtgtcaaatttattttttaatgaaattgtaaGACAAATGGAAAATGCCTTTCTCGCCGAAGCTAAGCGTAGGTATGGACGACCTTGTATAAAAACAGTACGATTAGAAAGATGA
- the LOC114871720 gene encoding coenzyme Q-binding protein COQ10 homolog B, mitochondrial isoform X3, giving the protein MQRLHMTESGRTKEYEGRKLIGFSMEQIYDVVADVKNYKHFVPFCKKSDVIFKSDDILKANLVIGFPPINESYTSKVTMVQPRLVKAECTDGRLFNHLNTLWLFSPGLKNNAQTSVIDFSLSFEFKSIIHSHLSNLFFNEIVRQMENAFLAEAKRRYGRPCIKTVRLER; this is encoded by the exons ATGCAAAGATTGCATATGACCGAATCCGGGAGAACAAAAGAATATGAAGGCCGTAAACTTATAGG GTTTTCAATGGAACAAATATATGATGTTGTAGCGGacgttaaaaattataaacattttgtaccattttgtaaaaaatCCGATGTTATATTTAAAAGCGACGATATTCTCAAAGCTAATTTAGTAATAGGATTTCCACCTATAAATGAAAGTTACACTTCAAAAGTAACAATGGTACAACCGCGTTTAGTAAAGGCAGAATGTACCGATGGTAgattatttaatcatttaaacACACTGTGGTTGTTTAGCCCGGGATTAAAAAACAACGCACAAACTAGTGTTATTGATTTTTCTTTGTCATTTGAATTCAAATCAATCATTCATTCGCACTtgtcaaatttattttttaatgaaattgtaaGACAAATGGAAAATGCCTTTCTCGCCGAAGCTAAGCGTAGGTATGGACGACCTTGTATAAAAACAGTACGATTAGAAAGATGA